Proteins found in one Acidobacteriota bacterium genomic segment:
- a CDS encoding DUF1015 domain-containing protein produces MAIIRPFRALRPAPAAAAAVAAVPYDVVSIREARRLAADNPLSFLHVSRAEIDLPDGADPYGPAVYERAARNLKTLAERAPLVVDPAPALYLYRMQAGEHEQIGLAGCFSLDEYDRDVIKRHERTRRDKEDDRTRHMVALRAQTGIVFLAYRATAELDAAVDEGAAEAPLLDVAAPDGVRHSVWRLSPAATRAAGGGGGGRRGGAGGGGLNKKQPPTQKAQGGRGRGGEI; encoded by the coding sequence TTGGCCATCATCCGCCCGTTCCGCGCACTGCGCCCGGCGCCGGCAGCCGCCGCGGCCGTCGCCGCCGTCCCCTACGACGTCGTGTCGATCCGCGAGGCGCGGCGGCTGGCTGCGGACAACCCGCTCAGCTTTCTCCACGTGTCGCGCGCGGAGATCGATCTGCCGGACGGTGCCGATCCGTACGGCCCGGCCGTCTACGAGCGGGCGGCCCGCAACCTGAAGACCCTGGCCGAGCGGGCGCCGCTCGTCGTCGACCCGGCACCGGCGCTGTACCTCTACCGCATGCAGGCGGGGGAGCACGAGCAGATCGGGCTGGCCGGCTGCTTCTCGCTCGACGAGTACGACCGCGACGTCATCAAGCGCCACGAGCGAACGCGCCGCGACAAGGAGGACGACCGGACGCGGCACATGGTGGCGTTGCGAGCGCAGACGGGCATCGTGTTCCTGGCCTACCGGGCGACCGCGGAGCTGGACGCCGCGGTGGACGAGGGCGCAGCCGAGGCGCCCCTGCTGGACGTCGCCGCGCCGGACGGCGTGCGCCACAGCGTATGGCGGTTGTCGCCCGCGGCCACCAGGGCCGCGGGGGGGGGGGGGGGGGGGCGCCGAGGCGGGGCGGGGGGGGGTGGTTTAAACAAAAAACAGCCCCCCACACAAAAAGCACAGGGGGGGAGAGGGAGGGGGGGTGAGATA